From one Nonomuraea polychroma genomic stretch:
- a CDS encoding ABC transporter substrate-binding protein — protein sequence MESGPFRAWLAVLGTILVTAACTGVAAGPAPSSGAGPGGLEKTSLLIGISPTPSSAGVFIADRKGFFKEEGLTVTMETIQAPQAVMPRILNGDIDVFKGSYVSLINVQGSGTARLKILYDALQASPGIAGVVVPQDSELQKAQDLKDKTIAVNSLNNLGTMSVSAHLKPYGLTPEQVKFVVVDFQNQLVALKNKQVDAAWMVEPFLSSAQNAGVRLLLDTNTGPTDKLPIDGWAATEDWVRRHPKTAAAFQRALAKGQALAATDRVLLAETVAGYTQTPKEAAMTMAMGTFPTSLNPTRIQRVSDLMFEFGYLKNKVDVASMVAAGPGR from the coding sequence ATGGAATCGGGGCCTTTCCGGGCTTGGCTGGCGGTGCTCGGCACGATTCTCGTGACCGCGGCGTGCACCGGCGTGGCCGCCGGACCGGCTCCGAGCAGCGGGGCGGGGCCAGGCGGCCTGGAGAAGACCTCGCTGCTCATCGGCATCAGCCCCACTCCGTCCTCCGCCGGGGTGTTCATCGCCGACCGCAAGGGTTTCTTCAAGGAGGAAGGCCTGACCGTCACGATGGAGACCATCCAGGCTCCGCAGGCGGTGATGCCCAGGATCCTCAACGGCGACATCGACGTCTTCAAGGGCAGCTACGTCTCGCTCATCAACGTTCAAGGCAGCGGCACGGCGCGGCTGAAGATCCTCTACGATGCGCTGCAGGCCTCGCCGGGCATCGCCGGCGTCGTGGTGCCGCAGGATTCGGAGTTGCAGAAGGCTCAGGACCTCAAGGACAAGACGATCGCCGTCAACTCGCTCAACAACCTGGGCACGATGTCCGTGAGTGCCCACCTGAAGCCCTACGGGCTGACGCCGGAGCAGGTGAAGTTCGTCGTCGTGGACTTCCAGAACCAACTGGTCGCGCTCAAGAACAAGCAGGTGGACGCGGCGTGGATGGTCGAGCCGTTCCTGTCCAGTGCCCAGAACGCCGGTGTGCGGCTGCTGCTGGACACCAACACCGGGCCGACCGACAAGCTGCCGATCGACGGGTGGGCCGCGACGGAGGACTGGGTGCGCCGGCATCCCAAGACCGCGGCCGCCTTCCAGCGCGCCCTGGCCAAGGGGCAGGCGCTGGCCGCGACCGACCGCGTCCTGCTGGCCGAGACCGTCGCCGGCTACACCCAGACACCCAAGGAAGCGGCGATGACCATGGCGATGGGGACCTTCCCCACCTCGCTCAACCCCACCCGCATCCAGCGCGTCTCCGATTTGATGTTCGAGTTCGGCTACCTCAAGAACAAGGTCGACGTTGCGTCGATGGTGGCCGCCGGTCCCGGCCGGTAG
- a CDS encoding ABC transporter permease, with product MTGGRLERGILGAVGIIGFLAVSELAGRAGLVPDVMPYMSDVLATAARLPAEEQFRADVLATLAACLNGLAIAIAVAVPAGLLLGTVPFLERSTRPLVEFLRPIPSVSLIPVAVFVFPDSHDAKTALIFYTCSWPVLINTLYGLSDVDPLAKDTLRSFGFGPLAVVLRVSLPSAAPFIATGVRIAVSVTLIVAVSVELLAPGGGGIGAFQSLAGSANRADRVFAAVVWAGLIGLAANLLFTAAERRVFRWHRARTGEAA from the coding sequence ATGACCGGCGGGCGCCTGGAGCGGGGGATCCTGGGTGCCGTCGGCATCATAGGGTTCCTCGCCGTCTCCGAGCTGGCGGGACGGGCCGGGCTCGTTCCCGACGTGATGCCGTACATGTCGGATGTGCTGGCGACGGCGGCGCGGCTGCCGGCGGAGGAGCAGTTCCGCGCCGACGTGCTGGCCACGCTGGCGGCCTGCCTGAACGGGCTGGCGATCGCCATCGCGGTGGCCGTGCCCGCGGGGCTGCTGCTCGGCACGGTGCCGTTCCTGGAGCGCTCGACGCGGCCCCTGGTGGAGTTCCTGCGGCCGATCCCGTCGGTGTCGCTGATCCCGGTGGCCGTGTTCGTCTTCCCGGACAGCCACGACGCCAAGACGGCGCTGATCTTCTACACCTGCTCGTGGCCGGTGCTGATCAACACGCTGTACGGCCTGAGCGACGTCGACCCGCTGGCCAAGGACACGCTGCGGAGCTTCGGCTTCGGCCCGCTGGCGGTGGTGCTGCGGGTGAGCCTGCCGAGCGCGGCGCCGTTCATCGCCACCGGCGTGCGCATTGCCGTGTCCGTCACCCTCATCGTGGCGGTGAGCGTGGAACTGCTGGCGCCGGGCGGGGGCGGGATCGGCGCGTTCCAGTCGCTGGCGGGCAGCGCGAACCGGGCCGATCGGGTGTTCGCGGCCGTCGTGTGGGCCGGCCTCATCGGGCTGGCCGCCAACCTGCTGTTCACGGCCGCCGAGCGGCGCGTGTTCCGCTGGCACCGGGCCCGTACGGGGGAGGCCGCATGA
- a CDS encoding acyltransferase family protein, which produces MFAAPARLAWLDALRGPAALAVTMHHAGWTFIPAIWAEVDRRIDLGTWGVFVFFLVSGYIIPASLERRGNVRAFWTGRAFRLLPLLLAACGLALLLAQIGVLALHPGLGERPLPLVVLGNLTMLQELLNLPAVISVTWTLSYEMAFYLMSVALFTVRQAHRSVGIAIALAVAAVPVGLLLPRATIGGRADVTAALLGLAVVAAIAVSALGHGRTRTAAAVAGGLLGLALVVLGSRAGTWQGVIILATMFAGTAVYRAEQGTITWRTAAAAVAVVLGCAIPAKDDPAWAPAVVLAFGVFALALALRRRAFPRWSAQLGVISFSLYLLHPLLLYVLPDLVLYFAVLIPLSVMTYHLVEAPGQRLGKRLIVSGRDQTV; this is translated from the coding sequence ATGTTCGCGGCCCCCGCCCGGCTGGCCTGGCTGGACGCCCTGCGGGGACCGGCCGCGCTGGCCGTCACGATGCACCACGCCGGCTGGACCTTCATCCCAGCGATCTGGGCGGAGGTGGATCGGCGGATCGATCTGGGCACGTGGGGCGTGTTCGTGTTCTTCCTGGTCAGTGGCTACATCATCCCGGCCTCCCTGGAGCGGCGCGGCAATGTGCGCGCCTTCTGGACCGGCCGGGCCTTCCGCCTCCTGCCTCTCCTGCTCGCCGCCTGCGGCCTGGCCCTGCTGCTTGCGCAGATCGGCGTGCTCGCCCTCCACCCCGGACTGGGCGAGCGGCCCTTGCCTCTGGTCGTGCTCGGCAACCTGACGATGCTGCAGGAACTGCTCAATCTGCCCGCCGTCATCAGCGTGACCTGGACGCTCTCGTACGAGATGGCGTTCTACCTGATGAGCGTCGCGTTGTTCACGGTGCGGCAGGCACACCGGTCGGTGGGCATCGCCATTGCCCTGGCCGTGGCCGCCGTGCCCGTGGGCCTGCTGCTCCCACGGGCGACGATCGGCGGCCGGGCCGACGTGACCGCCGCGCTGCTCGGCCTGGCGGTCGTCGCGGCGATCGCGGTGAGCGCGCTGGGGCACGGCAGGACCCGTACGGCGGCCGCGGTCGCGGGCGGGCTCCTGGGCCTGGCGCTGGTGGTGCTGGGCAGCCGGGCCGGCACCTGGCAGGGCGTGATCATCCTGGCGACGATGTTCGCGGGAACCGCCGTGTACCGCGCCGAACAGGGCACCATCACCTGGCGCACGGCCGCCGCCGCGGTGGCTGTGGTGCTGGGTTGCGCGATCCCCGCCAAGGACGACCCCGCGTGGGCGCCGGCGGTCGTGCTGGCGTTCGGGGTCTTCGCCCTGGCGCTGGCGCTGCGCCGGCGGGCGTTCCCGCGGTGGTCGGCGCAGCTCGGTGTGATCAGCTTCTCCCTCTACCTGCTGCACCCGCTGCTGCTGTACGTACTGCCGGACCTGGTCCTGTACTTCGCGGTTCTGATCCCGCTCAGCGTCATGACGTACCACCTGGTGGAGGCCCCGGGCCAGCGTCTCGGCAAGCGTCTGATCGTCAGCGGACGTGACCAGACCGTCTGA
- a CDS encoding sensor histidine kinase — protein MRSRLIALILIPTALGVLVGAQQVIASWNAAGQYHRILEKAELSASITEVAHQLALERDLAMHYIAAGRTPEREEPLRAQFAVVDKAAAGMRAKAAAVTTDHGESAWTLSRQILTRLPEIGAARTTVLRTEVLALPTLTRYASIIGAFQQFHDEIGQGGEDEALAAGVRALSALAKAHEAASQQRGLLAAVASAGRFQSGELDRFMAARAQQDSELEVFRSVATLRDRQAYDDTVTGTLVDRAEVIRLRALAQAGQSGPIDIAPESNEDAGFWFAAVSGTVDGMWTVQKRLGASIIVQSRTLEDAARHDAVVAATYILLLLLFVLLVTTFVAQSLVGPLRRLRREALDIAGIRLPSTVRRLRETGDESTFTVAPIDVDSCDEVGEVARAFDEVHREAIRLAGEESRLRANINAMFVNLSRRSQTLVQRQIKLIDGLEQGEEDERRLADLFALDHLATRMRRNNESLLILAGQEPPRRWNHPVGLTDVVRAALSEVEGYQRVAVEITANGALAGPVVNDTVHLLAELIENALSFSPRESRVLVSTGTIEGDIMVSVTDTGIGMTDDELLRANERLARVPEVDVSVSRRMGLYVVARLAYRHGIRVHLRPHETGGLIAMVLLPDALLHAPVPAYATVPPGQAFPAPPPSGRWDAACRPSRFAPAATDWPSFATDPALPTPRPGRTPTGPTPVTRPDAAAGSRLPRTDADAAAMTGPIPAVRPDRGADDDYLPIFAQVQSAWFERGDAGGATWGSAKADAGWSAAEAAASPSDAGATTSGLPKRVPKANLVPGTAETTSAPRGVAPIPRLSPERVRSRLSSFQQGCRRARTRISTGDLPPFTC, from the coding sequence GTGCGCTCGCGGTTGATCGCGCTGATCCTCATTCCGACCGCGCTGGGCGTTCTGGTCGGGGCGCAGCAGGTCATCGCCTCGTGGAACGCGGCCGGCCAGTACCACCGCATCCTGGAGAAGGCCGAGCTCAGCGCGTCGATCACCGAGGTCGCCCATCAGCTCGCGCTCGAGCGTGACCTGGCGATGCACTACATCGCCGCCGGTCGCACGCCGGAGCGGGAGGAGCCGCTGCGCGCGCAGTTCGCCGTCGTCGACAAGGCCGCCGCCGGCATGCGCGCGAAGGCCGCCGCGGTCACCACCGACCACGGCGAGAGCGCGTGGACGCTCAGCCGCCAGATCCTCACCCGCCTGCCCGAGATCGGCGCGGCCCGCACCACGGTGCTGAGGACCGAGGTGCTCGCCCTGCCCACGCTGACGAGGTACGCCTCGATCATCGGCGCCTTCCAGCAGTTCCACGACGAGATCGGCCAGGGCGGCGAGGACGAGGCGCTGGCCGCGGGCGTGCGGGCGCTGTCCGCGCTGGCCAAAGCACACGAGGCCGCATCGCAGCAGCGCGGTCTGCTCGCGGCGGTGGCCTCGGCGGGCCGCTTCCAGAGCGGCGAGCTCGACCGGTTCATGGCCGCCCGGGCCCAGCAGGACAGCGAGCTGGAAGTCTTCCGATCGGTGGCCACGCTGCGGGATCGGCAGGCGTACGACGACACCGTCACCGGCACGCTGGTCGACCGGGCCGAAGTGATCCGGCTGCGTGCCCTCGCGCAGGCCGGGCAGAGCGGCCCCATTGACATCGCGCCGGAAAGCAACGAGGACGCCGGCTTCTGGTTCGCGGCGGTGAGCGGCACCGTCGACGGCATGTGGACGGTGCAGAAGAGGCTCGGCGCGTCGATCATCGTGCAGAGCAGGACACTGGAGGACGCCGCGCGCCACGACGCCGTCGTGGCCGCCACCTACATCCTCCTGCTCCTGCTGTTCGTGCTGCTGGTCACCACCTTCGTGGCTCAGTCCCTGGTCGGACCGCTCCGCAGGTTGCGCAGGGAGGCCCTGGACATCGCAGGCATACGGCTGCCCAGCACGGTGCGCCGGCTGCGGGAGACCGGTGACGAATCGACGTTCACCGTCGCGCCCATCGACGTCGACTCCTGTGACGAGGTCGGGGAGGTCGCCAGGGCCTTCGACGAGGTGCATCGCGAGGCCATCCGGCTGGCCGGGGAGGAGTCCCGGCTGCGCGCGAACATCAACGCCATGTTCGTCAACCTGTCCAGGCGCAGCCAGACGCTGGTCCAGCGGCAGATCAAGCTCATCGACGGACTCGAGCAGGGCGAGGAGGACGAGCGGCGGCTGGCCGACCTCTTCGCACTCGATCACCTGGCGACACGTATGCGGCGTAACAACGAGAGCCTGCTCATCCTGGCCGGCCAGGAACCGCCCAGGCGGTGGAACCACCCGGTGGGCCTGACCGACGTCGTCCGCGCCGCCCTGTCCGAAGTGGAGGGCTACCAGCGCGTCGCCGTCGAGATCACCGCGAACGGCGCGCTCGCCGGGCCGGTGGTCAACGACACCGTCCATCTGCTGGCCGAGCTCATCGAGAACGCGTTGTCCTTCTCGCCGCGCGAGTCCCGCGTGCTCGTCTCCACCGGCACGATCGAGGGCGACATCATGGTGTCGGTCACCGACACCGGCATCGGCATGACCGATGACGAACTGCTGCGGGCCAACGAGCGCCTGGCCCGCGTGCCCGAGGTGGACGTGTCGGTCTCGCGCCGCATGGGGCTGTACGTGGTGGCCCGGCTGGCCTACCGCCACGGCATTCGCGTGCACCTGCGTCCGCACGAGACGGGCGGCCTGATCGCCATGGTGCTCCTGCCCGACGCGCTGCTGCACGCCCCCGTCCCCGCGTATGCCACGGTCCCGCCCGGCCAGGCCTTCCCGGCCCCGCCGCCATCGGGCAGATGGGACGCCGCCTGCCGTCCCAGCCGGTTCGCACCGGCCGCCACCGACTGGCCCTCCTTCGCCACCGACCCCGCCCTCCCCACTCCCCGCCCTGGGAGAACGCCCACCGGCCCGACCCCCGTCACGCGCCCCGATGCGGCGGCGGGCAGCCGGCTGCCCCGGACCGATGCCGATGCGGCGGCCATGACCGGCCCGATCCCGGCCGTCCGGCCTGACCGGGGCGCTGACGACGACTATCTGCCGATCTTCGCGCAGGTCCAGTCGGCCTGGTTCGAGCGTGGCGATGCCGGTGGCGCGACGTGGGGCTCGGCCAAGGCCGACGCCGGCTGGAGCGCCGCCGAGGCCGCGGCCAGCCCGTCCGACGCCGGCGCCACCACGTCCGGCCTGCCCAAACGCGTCCCCAAGGCCAATCTGGTGCCGGGCACGGCAGAAACCACGTCCGCGCCCCGAGGCGTCGCCCCCATCCCCCGGCTCTCGCCGGAGCGGGTCCGCAGCCGCCTGAGCAGCTTCCAGCAGGGGTGCCGGCGGGCCCGCACCCGCATCAGCACCGGCGACCTCCCGCCCTTCACCTGCTGA
- a CDS encoding RNA polymerase sigma factor, whose translation MTDANPVCGGAAQAAADGEGVDVAQVVGVVGKDAFARIVATLIRVTGDWTLAEDCAQEALTLALERWPAEGVPANPGGWLMTVARNRAIDVLRRVSTERRKLQELASLTLTDTGPAPVRKEDVVDDRLRLIFTCCHPALRLEARVALTLRTICGIPTADIARAFLVSESTMTRRLTRAKTKIADAGIPYRVPTGPALAERLPGVLAVLYLLFTRGYDAGGEPAFADEAIRLVRLLEQLMPDQPEISALLALFLFQHSRRDARRDADGNLLTLDKQDRSRWDHAAIAEGLEILARAGKNGPHARQDGPYALQARIAACHATATSADATDWPAIATWYDELARIQPSPVIELNRAVAHGYAYGPKAGLALVAAARAGGALDDYAPALAAEGDLTARAGDRDRAAALFRQAAALSHLEPERHALLDRADQLSS comes from the coding sequence GTGACTGACGCGAATCCCGTCTGCGGCGGCGCGGCACAGGCCGCCGCCGACGGGGAGGGCGTGGACGTCGCGCAGGTGGTCGGCGTCGTCGGCAAAGACGCTTTCGCGCGGATCGTCGCCACGCTGATCCGCGTCACCGGCGACTGGACGCTGGCCGAAGACTGCGCGCAGGAGGCGCTGACGCTGGCCCTCGAACGCTGGCCCGCGGAGGGCGTCCCCGCCAACCCCGGCGGCTGGCTCATGACGGTGGCCCGCAACCGCGCCATCGACGTCCTGCGACGGGTCTCCACCGAGCGCCGCAAGCTGCAGGAGCTGGCGTCCCTCACCCTCACCGACACCGGTCCCGCCCCCGTGCGGAAGGAGGACGTCGTGGACGACCGGCTGCGACTGATCTTCACCTGCTGCCACCCCGCGCTCCGGCTCGAAGCACGCGTGGCATTGACGCTCCGTACGATCTGCGGTATACCGACCGCCGACATCGCGCGGGCCTTCCTCGTCAGCGAGTCGACCATGACCCGCCGCCTGACCCGGGCCAAGACGAAGATCGCGGACGCCGGCATCCCGTACCGGGTGCCGACCGGCCCGGCGCTCGCCGAGCGGCTGCCCGGCGTGCTCGCCGTGCTCTACCTGCTGTTCACCCGGGGCTACGACGCCGGCGGCGAGCCCGCGTTCGCGGACGAGGCGATCCGCCTCGTCCGGCTGCTGGAGCAGCTCATGCCGGACCAGCCGGAGATCTCCGCGCTGCTGGCCCTGTTCCTGTTCCAGCACTCGCGGCGTGACGCCCGCCGCGACGCCGACGGCAATTTGCTCACCCTCGACAAGCAGGACCGGTCTCGCTGGGACCACGCGGCGATCGCCGAAGGCCTGGAAATCCTGGCCAGGGCGGGGAAGAACGGCCCGCATGCGCGGCAGGACGGCCCGTACGCGCTGCAGGCCCGGATCGCCGCCTGCCACGCCACCGCGACGTCCGCCGACGCCACCGACTGGCCGGCGATCGCGACCTGGTACGACGAGCTCGCCCGGATCCAGCCCTCACCGGTGATCGAGCTGAATCGTGCCGTCGCGCACGGCTACGCGTACGGGCCCAAGGCCGGGCTGGCACTGGTCGCCGCGGCCCGCGCCGGTGGCGCGCTCGACGACTACGCGCCGGCCCTCGCGGCGGAGGGCGACCTCACCGCCCGCGCCGGCGACCGGGACCGCGCCGCCGCCCTGTTCCGCCAGGCCGCCGCCCTCTCCCACCTCGAACCCGAACGCCACGCCCTCCTCGACCGCGCCGACCAGCTCTCCAGCTAG
- a CDS encoding ABC transporter substrate-binding protein — MKLVRIVVAGVAVALTLSACGGGGEAGTGGTASSGGLEKTQLLIGVVPVPSSAPLFIAEKRGFFKEEGLTVKTEIIQAPQAVMPKILNGSMDAFLTSYVSLMAINDSGAAKLKLFQHSQEAAPNVAGVVVAKDSPIKTAADLKGKTIAVNVLKALGQTLTNAHLQEAGLKPEDAKYVPVPFADQLSALSSGKVDAAWLVEPFLTAAKKGGATQIIDTTSGVTAGVPIDGWGVSEDWLAKNPKTAAALHRALAKAQQIAGSDRKAIDEVVPTYTQIPADAAAAMTLGTFSLQADKAGVQKLADLLHGYGYLKAKVDAAQLFAPMSG, encoded by the coding sequence ATGAAGCTGGTCAGGATCGTCGTCGCGGGTGTGGCGGTCGCGCTGACATTGAGCGCGTGCGGAGGAGGGGGCGAGGCCGGCACGGGCGGCACCGCGTCCAGCGGCGGCTTGGAGAAGACACAGCTCTTGATCGGCGTGGTGCCGGTGCCGTCGTCGGCGCCGTTGTTCATCGCGGAGAAGCGGGGCTTCTTCAAGGAGGAAGGGCTGACCGTCAAGACCGAGATCATCCAGGCGCCGCAGGCGGTCATGCCGAAGATCCTCAACGGCAGCATGGACGCCTTCTTGACCAGCTATGTGTCACTGATGGCCATCAATGACTCGGGCGCGGCCAAACTGAAGCTCTTCCAGCACAGCCAGGAGGCCGCCCCGAATGTGGCCGGCGTCGTGGTGGCCAAGGACTCGCCGATCAAGACGGCCGCCGACCTCAAGGGCAAGACGATCGCGGTCAACGTGCTGAAGGCGCTCGGGCAGACGCTGACCAACGCCCACCTGCAGGAGGCGGGGCTCAAGCCGGAGGACGCCAAATACGTCCCCGTGCCGTTCGCCGACCAGCTCAGCGCGCTGTCCTCCGGCAAGGTAGACGCGGCCTGGCTGGTGGAGCCGTTCCTGACCGCCGCCAAGAAGGGCGGCGCCACCCAGATCATCGACACGACCAGCGGCGTCACGGCCGGCGTGCCGATCGACGGGTGGGGCGTGAGCGAGGACTGGCTGGCCAAGAACCCGAAGACGGCCGCCGCCCTGCACCGTGCGCTGGCCAAGGCCCAGCAGATCGCCGGCTCCGACCGCAAGGCGATCGACGAGGTCGTGCCGACGTACACGCAGATCCCGGCGGACGCGGCGGCGGCCATGACACTCGGCACGTTCTCGTTGCAGGCCGACAAGGCCGGCGTGCAGAAGCTGGCCGATCTGCTGCACGGCTACGGCTACCTCAAGGCGAAGGTGGACGCGGCGCAGCTGTTCGCGCCGATGAGCGGATGA
- a CDS encoding CocE/NonD family hydrolase, which translates to MISHLLQRRLKLPPPSTRKLVVQRNLRVPMPDGVELLADRWAPRAGGEALPTALIRCPYGRRGVLALAMARPLAERGFQVLIQSTRGGFGSGGAFDPLRQEREDGLATLDWLTKQPWFCGSIVLVGVSYMGYVQWAVADALPPEVKAMIPQVTESALTLEFLRKDGMSLETPFGWGAQVAVQERPWAMLRQPLHFRKVRRALNTLPLNQADVAAIGCRSDYIQDILTCDADDPRWSGLDHSHRVAQVSVPVSSIGGWFDIFLPGQLRDFRTLQEAGRPARLTIGPWTHTAFTNNGVLEAIEFGLAHARGEQPPHRSPVRLYVMGEEAWRDFASWPPPGYSPQRFHLQPARALSADLPGDSEPDRYRYDPADPTPAVGGVVMNGGGRVDNGSLEARTDVLTYTTAVLDQDVEVIGEVGAEIWFRSSLPYADVFVRLCDVDPSGRSSNVCDGLVSLSGADEVTRAAVRLWPTAYRFKRGHRIRVQVSSGAFPRYARNPGTGESRATATTLRAADQEVYHDAAHPSAVILPIRSA; encoded by the coding sequence ATGATCAGTCATCTCCTCCAGCGCCGGCTCAAGCTGCCCCCGCCGTCGACCAGGAAGCTCGTCGTCCAGCGGAATCTGCGCGTGCCGATGCCCGACGGCGTCGAGCTGCTGGCCGACCGGTGGGCGCCGCGGGCCGGGGGCGAGGCGCTGCCGACCGCGCTGATCCGCTGCCCGTACGGCCGGCGGGGCGTGCTGGCCCTGGCCATGGCCAGGCCGCTGGCCGAACGCGGATTCCAGGTGCTGATCCAGAGCACCCGCGGCGGCTTCGGCTCCGGCGGCGCCTTCGACCCGCTGCGGCAGGAGCGCGAGGACGGCCTGGCCACGCTGGACTGGCTGACCAAGCAACCCTGGTTCTGCGGCTCCATCGTCCTGGTGGGCGTCAGCTATATGGGTTATGTGCAGTGGGCCGTCGCCGACGCCCTGCCGCCCGAGGTCAAGGCGATGATCCCGCAGGTGACCGAATCAGCCCTGACCCTGGAGTTCCTCCGCAAGGACGGCATGTCGCTGGAGACCCCCTTCGGCTGGGGCGCCCAGGTCGCCGTACAGGAACGTCCTTGGGCGATGCTCCGCCAGCCCTTGCACTTCAGGAAGGTACGCCGCGCCCTGAACACGCTTCCGCTCAACCAGGCCGATGTCGCCGCCATCGGTTGCCGCTCCGACTACATCCAGGACATCCTCACCTGCGACGCCGACGACCCGCGCTGGTCCGGCCTCGACCACAGCCACAGGGTGGCCCAGGTGAGCGTGCCGGTCAGCTCGATCGGCGGCTGGTTCGACATCTTCCTGCCCGGCCAGCTCCGCGACTTCCGGACTCTGCAGGAGGCGGGCCGGCCTGCGCGGCTGACGATCGGGCCGTGGACGCACACGGCGTTCACCAACAACGGGGTGCTGGAGGCCATCGAGTTCGGGCTCGCCCATGCACGCGGCGAGCAACCCCCGCACCGCTCGCCGGTGCGGCTGTACGTCATGGGCGAGGAAGCCTGGCGCGACTTCGCGTCCTGGCCGCCGCCCGGCTACTCACCGCAACGCTTCCACCTCCAGCCCGCCCGTGCGCTGTCCGCCGACCTGCCCGGCGACTCGGAACCCGACCGGTACCGCTACGACCCGGCGGACCCGACCCCCGCGGTCGGCGGCGTGGTCATGAACGGCGGCGGCCGCGTCGACAACGGGTCCCTGGAAGCCCGCACGGACGTGCTGACCTACACCACGGCCGTGCTCGACCAGGACGTCGAGGTCATCGGCGAGGTCGGCGCCGAGATCTGGTTCCGCTCCAGCCTGCCCTACGCCGACGTGTTCGTCCGGCTCTGTGACGTCGACCCGAGCGGCCGCTCGTCCAACGTCTGCGACGGCCTGGTCAGCTTGTCCGGCGCCGACGAGGTCACCCGCGCCGCGGTCAGGCTCTGGCCGACCGCGTACCGGTTCAAGCGCGGCCACCGCATCAGGGTCCAGGTCTCCAGCGGTGCCTTCCCTCGCTACGCCCGCAACCCCGGCACCGGCGAATCCCGCGCCACCGCCACCACCCTCCGGGCCGCGGATCAGGAGGTCTACCACGACGCCGCACATCCCTCGGCGGTGATCCTCCCCATCCGGAGCGCCTGA
- a CDS encoding YciI family protein gives MKEREMKYMMFVCTDTEPDTDKADLPDIDTWVAENDARGRRLDGHELAATTTATTVRVRNGELLVSDGPFTETKEVIVGYDLLECADLDEAIEVARTHPMARAGRIELRPFADLPFRQRD, from the coding sequence ATGAAGGAGCGCGAGATGAAGTACATGATGTTCGTCTGCACCGACACCGAGCCGGACACCGACAAGGCCGACCTGCCCGACATCGACACGTGGGTGGCGGAGAACGACGCCCGCGGCCGGCGCCTGGACGGCCACGAGCTGGCCGCGACGACCACGGCGACGACGGTGCGTGTGCGCAACGGCGAGCTGCTGGTCTCCGACGGCCCGTTCACGGAGACCAAAGAGGTGATCGTGGGCTACGACCTCCTCGAATGCGCGGACCTGGACGAGGCGATCGAAGTCGCCCGCACCCACCCCATGGCCAGAGCAGGACGGATCGAGCTGCGCCCGTTCGCCGACCTCCCGTTCCGGCAGCGTGACTGA
- a CDS encoding TetR/AcrR family transcriptional regulator: MSLKAGSIAPAQDRRVRRTRGALMRAAIALVAERGTSAVPISDLATAADVSRQVVYQQFGDRDTLLLEAALDLARRELLLRIEDISPSWDKGGRALAAMRHFAEHRPFYRAMLTSSIGFALNKALSELLMPVNRQLVRRFYGDRLDPRTADDLAMFLTGGGAAFVNAWLVEGDDPLDPEEFTERLIRMMHVLLEHKEQDR; this comes from the coding sequence ATGTCACTGAAGGCGGGCTCCATCGCTCCCGCTCAGGACCGCCGGGTGCGCCGTACGCGCGGCGCACTCATGCGGGCCGCCATCGCCCTGGTCGCCGAACGAGGCACGTCGGCCGTCCCGATCTCCGACCTCGCGACGGCCGCGGACGTGAGCAGGCAGGTGGTGTACCAGCAGTTCGGCGACCGCGACACGCTGCTGCTGGAAGCCGCTCTCGACCTCGCCCGGCGCGAGTTGCTGCTGCGCATCGAGGACATCTCGCCCTCATGGGACAAGGGCGGCCGGGCGCTGGCCGCGATGCGGCACTTCGCCGAACACCGGCCGTTCTACCGGGCGATGTTGACCAGCTCGATCGGGTTCGCCCTGAACAAGGCGCTGTCCGAACTGCTGATGCCGGTCAATCGGCAGCTCGTCCGCCGGTTCTACGGTGATCGGCTCGATCCGCGCACGGCCGACGACCTCGCCATGTTCCTGACCGGCGGCGGGGCCGCCTTCGTCAACGCCTGGCTGGTGGAGGGGGACGATCCGCTCGACCCCGAGGAGTTCACCGAACGGCTCATCCGGATGATGCACGTCCTCCTCGAGCACAAGGAACAGGACCGGTGA